Genomic DNA from Anaerolineales bacterium:
CGTAGCGGGATCGACTGGATCAAGACGCGCGGAAACACTTTGTAGCCGGTTTCCATGTCCGAGAGGATGCTGTTGTACAGCACGTTGGTCATCAGCGTCAGCAGCTGGTTGGCGACCATGTGCCAGAACATGGTCGTTCGGCGGGGGGCGCCCAGGAAGCGGGAGCCGTACACCGCGTCGGCCCGCCCGTCGAGCAAGGGCTCCAGCAGGGCAGGGTAATCCCGGGGATCGTATTCCAGATCGGCATCCTGGATCAGGACCAGATCTTTGGTGGCGGCGCGGATTCCGGTGACAACGGCCGCGCCCTTGCCCAGGTTGCGCTCGTGCAAGATGGTCCGTAGGCTGCGGTACTTCGGGGTCAGGCCGGCCAGGACATCTCGGGTGCCATCGTTGGAGCCATCGTCGACTACGATGATCTCGTCCGCTAGGCCGGAGCCGCTGACCCGGCTGAGGATGGCTTCGATCGTCGCCCGCTCATTGTAGACGGGCATGACGACACTGAGTGTGGCTGGCATGGGTGGATTCTACTGCATCGGCGGAGGTAGGACAAACGGGGATTTGCCTGCGAGTCCTCGTGGCCATATAATTGGGAGGCCTGAGACGGGACTGCCCGCCCTGGCCCGCGGCTTGCATCCGCTGCAGGACGCACAAACATCGGCGAACTCACCGGAAGCCGGGAGGCACGGAATGTCATTGCCTAGGACCGTTGCTCGGCCGAACGCGCCAGCTGTCGAGAGGACCACCTCCAACCTACGCTTCATCCCGCCTCCGGTCACCCGAATTGAGGACACCGGCCTGTCGGAGCTGTGGCTCCAGGACCTGGCGCTGAAGATCCTGTACTTCCATGGCTACCAGACCGGCTTCCGCGTGGCCGAGGCGATGAGCCTGCCCTTCGTCGGAGTGGCGGACCTACTGCTGGAGACGCTGAAGCGCGAGAAATTCGTCGAGATCAAGACCCAGGTCGGGTTTGGCGAAGGGTCTTACCAGTACGCCATCACCGGAGCTGGAATCGCGCGAGCGCGAGAGGCGCTGGAGCGCAGCCAGTACGCCGGGCCGGCGCCGGTGCCGATCGCTGTCTACAATGACTCGATGCGCCGCCAGAGCCGCGGACGGCCAACGGTACATCCGCGGCTGATGCGGCAGGCGCTGACGGATCTGGTGCTGTCGGAGAAGACCTTCAACCGGATTGGCCCGGCCGTCAACTCCGGGACCTCGATCTTCCTGTACGGGCCGCCCGGCAACGGCAAGACGTCGATCGCCCGCGCCATCGGCAACATGATCCTGCAGGAGGACATGTTCATACCGTTCGCGATCGATATCGGAGGGCAGGTCGTCAAGCTTTACGACTCGGTGAACCATGAACTGGCCCCGGAAGAGGATGCCGCCCCCCCCGGGACAGGAACCCTGAAGACCGGCGCCAAGCGCGACGAGCGTTGGGTGAAGATCCGGCGGCCGTTCATTGTCGTCGGCGGCGAGTTGACCCTGGCCGGCCTTGACTTGGTGTTCGACGATGTCCACAAGTACTACGAGGCGCCGTTCCAGGTAAAGGCCAACGGGGGGGTGCTGCTGATCGATGACTTCGGCCGTCAGCAGGTGCGGCCGCGTGACCTGCTCAACCGCTGGATCGTGCCCCTGGAGAATCGGCTGGACTACCTGACGCTGCACACCGGCCGCAAGATCGATGTGCCCTTTGATGTGCTGGTTGTCTTTTCGACGAACCTACCGCCCAAGGATCTGGTGGACGAAGCCTTCTTGCGCCGCCTGCGCCACAAGATCGAGGTCGGGGATCCCTCCTATGAAGAATTCCGCCAGGTGTTCAAGCGGGTGGCCGAGGCCAAGGGCGTGGCGTACTCGGACAAGGGGCTGGCCTACATGCTCCAAGAGTGGTACATCAAGCGCAACCGCAAGCTAAGGGCATCCCACCCTCGAGACATTTGCGACCAGATC
This window encodes:
- a CDS encoding glycosyltransferase family 2 protein, coding for MPATLSVVMPVYNERATIEAILSRVSGSGLADEIIVVDDGSNDGTRDVLAGLTPKYRSLRTILHERNLGKGAAVVTGIRAATKDLVLIQDADLEYDPRDYPALLEPLLDGRADAVYGSRFLGAPRRTTMFWHMVANQLLTLMTNVLYNSILSDMETGYKVFPRVLIQSIPLRAKRFNFEPEITAKLLKRKTRVFEVPISFNPREYSEGKKIGLKDAFEAVWTLLKYRFVD
- a CDS encoding AAA family ATPase; this translates as MSLPRTVARPNAPAVERTTSNLRFIPPPVTRIEDTGLSELWLQDLALKILYFHGYQTGFRVAEAMSLPFVGVADLLLETLKREKFVEIKTQVGFGEGSYQYAITGAGIARAREALERSQYAGPAPVPIAVYNDSMRRQSRGRPTVHPRLMRQALTDLVLSEKTFNRIGPAVNSGTSIFLYGPPGNGKTSIARAIGNMILQEDMFIPFAIDIGGQVVKLYDSVNHELAPEEDAAPPGTGTLKTGAKRDERWVKIRRPFIVVGGELTLAGLDLVFDDVHKYYEAPFQVKANGGVLLIDDFGRQQVRPRDLLNRWIVPLENRLDYLTLHTGRKIDVPFDVLVVFSTNLPPKDLVDEAFLRRLRHKIEVGDPSYEEFRQVFKRVAEAKGVAYSDKGLAYMLQEWYIKRNRKLRASHPRDICDQILDISRYQNVEPAMSKELLDRAAEAYFVEL